A genomic region of Pseudomonas sp. MPC6 contains the following coding sequences:
- the ccmI gene encoding c-type cytochrome biogenesis protein CcmI, translating into MIDFWLAAGLLLLVALSFLLIPVLRGRRAQLEEDRTALNVALYQERVAELQTQQEGGVLDAVQMDTGRAEAARELLADTEGVEAPRVSRLGKPWPLLAAILVPVLGLGLYLHFGASDKVELTREFAQAPQSMEEMTRRLERAVEAQPDSAEGLYFLGRTYMAQERPGDAAKIFERTVSLAGRQPELLGQWAQAQYFADGKKWSDKVQALTDEALKADPKEVTSLGLLGIAAFESERYQDAIDYWNRLLAQLPPEDNSRAALQGGIARASEKLVASGGKVAQAPAAKVAAVLKVRVDLSPELKAKVQPGDSVFIFARATSGPPAPLAAKRLTVADLPATVELGDADAMMPQLKLSNFPEVQLVARISRAGQPTAGEWIGRSQPLASSTTAPQQLTIDSPDK; encoded by the coding sequence ATGATTGATTTCTGGCTCGCTGCAGGTCTGCTGCTACTGGTTGCCCTGAGTTTTCTGCTGATCCCCGTTCTGCGTGGCCGACGCGCCCAGCTGGAAGAGGATCGTACCGCCCTCAACGTCGCGCTCTATCAGGAACGCGTGGCCGAACTGCAAACCCAGCAGGAAGGGGGCGTTCTCGACGCCGTGCAAATGGACACCGGCCGCGCCGAAGCGGCGCGTGAGTTGCTGGCGGACACCGAAGGCGTCGAGGCGCCGCGCGTGTCGCGCCTGGGCAAACCGTGGCCCTTGCTGGCGGCAATTCTGGTGCCGGTGCTGGGCCTTGGCCTGTACCTGCATTTCGGGGCCAGCGACAAGGTCGAGCTGACCCGCGAATTCGCCCAGGCGCCACAGTCGATGGAAGAGATGACCCGTCGCCTGGAGCGCGCGGTCGAGGCGCAGCCGGATTCGGCTGAAGGCCTGTACTTCCTCGGTCGCACCTACATGGCTCAGGAGCGTCCTGGCGACGCGGCGAAGATCTTCGAACGCACGGTCAGCCTGGCCGGGCGTCAGCCGGAGCTGCTCGGTCAGTGGGCCCAGGCCCAGTACTTCGCCGACGGCAAGAAGTGGTCGGACAAGGTCCAGGCCTTGACCGACGAAGCGCTCAAGGCCGATCCGAAGGAGGTCACCAGCCTCGGCCTGCTCGGTATCGCCGCGTTCGAAAGCGAGCGTTATCAGGACGCCATCGACTATTGGAATCGCCTGCTGGCGCAATTGCCGCCGGAGGACAATTCCCGTGCCGCGCTGCAAGGCGGGATTGCGCGGGCCAGCGAAAAACTCGTCGCCAGCGGCGGCAAGGTGGCCCAGGCGCCGGCGGCCAAGGTCGCCGCGGTGCTCAAGGTCCGTGTGGATCTTTCACCCGAGCTCAAGGCCAAGGTCCAGCCGGGCGACAGCGTGTTCATCTTTGCCCGCGCCACGTCCGGCCCGCCCGCGCCGCTGGCCGCCAAACGCCTGACCGTGGCCGACTTGCCGGCGACCGTCGAACTGGGCGATGCCGATGCCATGATGCCGCAGTTGAAACTGTCGAACTTCCCTGAAGTCCAATTGGTTGCACGCATCTCCCGCGCCGGCCAACCCACGGCGGGCGAATGGATCGGTCGCAGCCAGCCCTTGGCCAGCAGCACCACCGCACCGCAACAACTGACCATCGACAGTCCGGATAAATGA
- a CDS encoding cytochrome c-type biogenesis protein, with amino-acid sequence MKRWIAAVVLGLSMAGVAHAAIDTYEFAKEGDRERFRELTKELRCPKCQNQDIADSNAPIAADLRKEIFRMLGEGKDNQQIIDFMVDRYGDFVRYKPALNAKTAVLWFGPAGLLLGGFVIIAVIVRRRRVQRAATKDELSAEERERLDHLLDKTKND; translated from the coding sequence ATGAAGCGCTGGATAGCCGCTGTGGTGTTGGGCTTGAGCATGGCCGGCGTGGCGCACGCGGCCATCGACACTTATGAGTTCGCCAAGGAAGGCGATCGCGAGCGTTTTCGCGAGTTGACCAAAGAACTGCGCTGCCCCAAGTGCCAGAATCAGGACATCGCCGATTCCAACGCACCGATTGCCGCCGACCTGCGCAAAGAGATTTTCCGCATGCTCGGCGAGGGCAAGGACAACCAGCAGATCATCGATTTCATGGTCGACCGCTACGGTGATTTCGTCCGCTACAAACCCGCGCTGAACGCCAAGACCGCCGTGCTCTGGTTCGGCCCCGCCGGCCTGCTGCTGGGCGGTTTCGTGATCATTGCCGTGATCGTCCGCCGTCGTCGCGTGCAACGCGCTGCGACCAAGGATGAGCTCTCTGCCGAGGAGCGTGAGCGCCTCGACCACCTGTTGGATAAAACCAAGAATGATTGA